The Juglans regia cultivar Chandler chromosome 6, Walnut 2.0, whole genome shotgun sequence genome contains the following window.
GAAGACTTTAAATTGAGATATCTCAAGAGTTTCATAGACCGAGCTGAAACAAAGTTGGAAGATATAGTGAGCACTATTAAAGGTGCGGAAGAAAGTGTTCGGGAATGTTATTCGGAGACTATACCACTTGTAAGTGatgattttgtgaaaatgatCCTGCTTGATGCCAGCTTCATTATCGAGTATTTCTGGAAAAACAAGACGAAAGGGAACTGGACCGAGTATGACCTGGAAATATTAAACCCTTGGTTGTGCAATAGGATGCACATGGACTTGATATTACTTGAAAATCAGcttcctttctttattattgagaaaatatatgacACTGCATTTCCATCTAGCTCAGAAGGCCACCCCTTCATTGAGCTTAGCTTTTGCCAGTTTGAATATTACAACTATCAAAAATTTGATCATGAAAAATTTGTTCATCATGATCCTGATCGTGATTCTGGGTCGTCGGGAATATTTATATTGCACTTCACTGACTTGGTTAGAAACTTTTGCATGCCTCCTTACGAAAGCTGGCGACCGAAAAGAAGTGCAAAAAGTTTGAAGGAAATGTACAGTGCAGCTCAGCTGAATGAGGTAGGATTGAAGTTTAAGAAGAGAGAGTCAATCAATAATAATTTGTCAACTCTTGAACTAAAATATGCAGACGGAGTGCTGGAAATCCCACCCTTTCAGTTAGACAGTAGCACGGAGATTTATGCTCGGAACCTCGTCGCCTTTGAGGAATGTCACTATCGTTCAGATCCATATATTACTGATTACTATATCATGTTAAGTATGCTTATCAAAACAGTCAAAGATATGGATGTACTTGTACGAGAGCAGATCATTGATAATTGGCTGGATGGCGTCGTGGCAACTTCAATGATCAACAAGCTGTACATGTCCGGTgaaaaaagtttatatattgAAATGAACTCTCATTATCAACAAATGGCTGAAGAGTTGAACGAATTCTATAAAGCCCGCGTGACTTATCTTCAGATTATGATGGCTATCGTGAAACGTGATTATTTTTGCAACCCTTGGAGGGGTGCTGCCACCATAGGCGGCATTCTCTTGTTGCTGCTCACTGTCATACAAACTGTATGTGCTCTCATCTCGGTGAAGAATTAGGAATGAAGCTTTTGTAATTCTACGAGTATTGGATTGCTCGCTGATAATTTAGGTTGTACTTGTTAGTTCATTATGTTTTCGAACTGAAATCTCAATGTACATATAAGTAATAAATCTTTCGCTCTTGGACTCGAGCAATGTCTTTaacctaattttttcatttgcaATCATATTTACTTGAGTGGTACATTTTAAATGGTTATCATTATATATGAGTGATGAGAAATATTAGTTCTACACACAAATCTTACACAAGAAAATGTACACGAAATTTTTTTCAAGGGGAAGAGGATATAATGCCCGGTTCCACCACCTCCCCCACTGAGTTTTCATCATATCAAGCACCCCACACACACTTATGACCCTattgtttgtttttctctttcggTGGAACATCATGATTTCTGACCATTGGTTACTTTCTACATCACACTTGAGTACTTGGTTTCTTCCTCTTCACAATCAGCGCCTTCTCCTCCCACTGTTCCTTCCATCATCACACGATCAAAGACAAACTCTCTCAATCCTCGCCATTTTAATGATGGTACGGCACTCTGGCTACCACCTCGTAGTTATTTGACACTTACCACCACTGTACCTGAAGAACCCACCTACTATATTGAAGCTGCCAAACACCAGGAATGGTGCATTGCCATGTCAAATGAATTTCAACCTCTTCTTCAAACCAAGACTAGGACTCTTGTTCCAGCTTCTGGtatcaataatatagttggTTGTCGTTGGGTTTTCAGGACTAAGCGCCTCTCAGATGGCTCTGTTGAACGAAGGAAGGCTCACTTGGTGGCCAAAGGTTTTCACTAACAAGCAGGCGTGTACTTCTTTGAGACTTTCAGTCCAGTGGTTAAACCCACGACTATATGAACAATATTTTCCATTGTTGTCACTGAAGGATGGCCAGTTCGACAACTGAACATAAACAACGCCTTCGTGCATGGGGATCTTCAAGAACAAGTTTATATGACTCAACCAATTGGTTTCATAAATCCAAATATTCCTCATCATGTTTGTAGGTTGAATAAGGCCatctatggcctcaaacaagccccACGGGCTTTGTTCTCCAAGTTAAGTTACTTACTACTTGAGCTTGGTTTCACCTCCTCCCTCTCTGATTCTTCTCTTTTCATCTAGAAACATGCTTGTCACTATATTTTTTCTAGTGTACATGGATGATATCATCCTTACTGGCTCTGACACTAAGGCTATTGGCTCTGTTCTTAATTCTCTAAAGCTCTCTTTCCCTGTCAAAGATCTTGGGCCCCTTCGATTCTTCTTTGGACTTGAGATCAATACTCTTGCAAATGGTCTTCAtctctctcaaaataaatatatatgtgatctcctaaaaaaaacaaagatggACCTTGCCAAACCAGTGTCATCGCCAATGGTTGCCTCTGCTTGATTGTTTATTTCTGATGGCCCTGCCTTTCCTTATCCAACACTCTATTGAAGCACAGTTGGCAGCCTCCAATATTTATCACTTACACGTCCTGATGTTGCAATCGCAGTAAACAAAGTGTGCCAATTTATGCACTCCTAAGGTTCATCATTGACAAGCTGTGAAGAGAATACTACACTATCTCAAGCACACAGCTCACCTTGGCCTACACATTAAATCATCTCCTGATTATTCTCTCAATGCTTTCACTAACACTGACTGGGCTGGATGCCCAGACAATCGGCGCTCAACAAGGAGCTTCTGCGCTTTTCTTGGCTCCAACATAGTTTCATGgggatccaagaaacaaaatacaattGCACGTTCTAGTACGGAGGCCAAGTACAAGGCCTTGGCCAATAGCACTGCTGAACTGCTCTGGTTTCAGTCTTTACTCGAAGAACTTAGTGTTTTTCTGTCCAAACCCCCCACCTTATGGTGTGATAACTTGGGGGCCACTTACCTCTCTATAAATCCAATAATGCAGCATTCATGCTCAAAGCACATGGAAATTGACTTCCATTTTGTGCGAGACCGAGTTTCATCGAAAACACTTCATGTTGCATTCATCTCTTCCAAAGATTAGATTACTGACATTTTTACAAAGCCACTGGTATCcacttgatttttgttgctGAGAATGAGTCTCACCATGGTTCCCATGATGGACATGCAGGAGGGTATCAGCATCAAAGAAGCAACTAGCTCCAACTCAGCTTCTCATCGTGCCACTCAACACCATCAGTCTAAGAATGAAGGCATCTCCACCTCAGCTCCACCTGTTGTCACTGCACTCAATGATTCAGCATCTGATTCTATTATTGgataaatgtaatttttctaattttttgtattGTACCAAGGACAAATTGTTGTAATGGTTTTGCTCTTAGTTGGTTCTAGAATAACAGTGCACACTAGGTTGTTGTTACAATGCCCGAATGTTCTGGGCTCGTTTTCCCTTTAAATACTGCTCTATAAGAACAAACGCTATgcaatgagaaatgttttacgTATCATTCCTTTCACCACCACTGATAGTCACCCAGGCCGCTGCCACATGTAGCCCCCTCGGTAAGGATTTGTCGTACTCTCCCTCCATGCCTACTGAGTTTGGTTTAAAATGGGAGGTATCAACTATCAATGTAGTTCTCCCGTaaagcattttagtttttaggtAGGGTGATATTACAttggtaccttttttttttttaagtgagctTGGACTCATAAGGCCTTGCTTGGGCATTGGGCCATGCATATCGAAATGGGCCATGGCTTTTAGATAAGTTTTATGGGTTATACTCCATTATGGGTTGCACAAGTTTATGGACCATAGTTGGATACCATGAGTTTACTGTGTATATTTCGGGTTCAAGATCACGTGTTTGCATGGATAGTATTATAAGACCAATTTAGAGAGTAATTTGATCATAGGAGTTACTCGTGTTTTTGTTTAGAGCATTTATGTAAAAATCGAGATATTTTGGGGAGAGAAGATATTTTAGTGTTTCGAGGGTTTTAgacattaaagaaaaatatagaatttatatctTAGGTTTTAATTAACCAAGTACGTGTTCGAATGgaaatttatagaaattttgtgattattttataggtaatgaGTAATTTTGTTCGGGATTGTTGTGGAGAAATTCTGGAAAGCTAAAAAGTTTAGGTAAGTaaggttcctatactagactttgcataaaaagaaaatgaaacgatGTTGATTTGAataatatgcatgtttgttttgaaaataaatctgaaaacaacctcagtcatgactagtgtatacatgagctaattttgtactttctgtttctgaactatgcaaaataagcgaatatgaaatttatgaaaatttgtatatGTGAtgtgaaaatgttttaaaactatttttgaaTGTGTGAAAAGATTTGAATTTGTTCAATACTCTGTTTTGGATATGTTGTGACATTTAGAAACCACGGCATGATATTTTGATTATGTAT
Protein-coding sequences here:
- the LOC108991495 gene encoding UPF0481 protein At3g47200-like; translation: MVKSLASSPKHCCIHKVSDHIRKSNEEAYTPQVISIGPFHRNKNRKLQKMEDFKLRYLKSFIDRAETKLEDIVSTIKGAEESVRECYSETIPLVSDDFVKMILLDASFIIEYFWKNKTKGNWTEYDLEILNPWLCNRMHMDLILLENQLPFFIIEKIYDTAFPSSSEGHPFIELSFCQFEYYNYQKFDHEKFVHHDPDRDSGSSGIFILHFTDLVRNFCMPPYESWRPKRSAKSLKEMYSAAQLNEVGLKFKKRESINNNLSTLELKYADGVLEIPPFQLDSSTEIYARNLVAFEECHYRSDPYITDYYIMLSMLIKTVKDMDVLVREQIIDNWLDGVVATSMINKLYMSGEKSLYIEMNSHYQQMAEELNEFYKARVTYLQIMMAIVKRDYFCNPWRGAATIGGILLLLLTVIQTVCALISVKN